From Argonema galeatum A003/A1, one genomic window encodes:
- a CDS encoding Dps family protein: MTQAQGLLRSADRVYDNAVLFEQSVTTPICEGFNIALASFQALYLQYQKHHFVVEGAEFYSLHKFFEDSYEEVQGHVHEIGERLNGLGGVPAASFTKLAELCCFTPEADGVYTCTEMVQHDLEAEQAIIKLIRSQAAQAESLGDRATRYLYEKILYETEDRAFHLAHFLAHDSLTLGFVQARNGN; encoded by the coding sequence ATGACTCAAGCTCAAGGTTTGTTACGGTCTGCCGATCGGGTGTATGACAATGCAGTTTTGTTCGAGCAATCTGTAACTACACCGATCTGCGAAGGCTTCAACATTGCACTGGCTAGTTTTCAGGCGCTGTACCTGCAATACCAGAAGCATCATTTTGTAGTTGAAGGTGCCGAATTTTACTCGCTGCACAAGTTCTTTGAAGACAGCTACGAAGAAGTACAGGGGCACGTGCATGAAATTGGCGAACGCTTGAATGGATTGGGAGGCGTTCCGGCAGCTAGTTTCACGAAATTGGCCGAGCTGTGCTGTTTCACTCCAGAAGCGGATGGCGTCTATACTTGCACAGAGATGGTGCAACACGATCTGGAAGCAGAACAAGCCATCATCAAGCTGATCCGCAGTCAAGCGGCACAAGCAGAAAGTTTAGGCGATCGGGCCACTCGTTATCTGTACGAAAAAATCCTCTACGAAACTGAAGATAGAGCATTTCATCTCGCTCACTTCCTCGCCCATGATAGCCTCACATTGGGCTTTGTCCAAGCTCGTAACGGCAACTAG
- a CDS encoding glycosyltransferase family 2 protein has translation MLSVIIPARNSKSLTYNCLTSVNFTLQSIPGQKEFILIDDNSDSESEIVDLFLNFRKSTNSTVKIIRFNHRQHYTGVFSCGLSEAKGSLIFFLSNDMMLTPYFLQTVLSVAALEEEIGIVRGTSQYTDSHPEHRCLPPFPLRGYQDILDFSAYISKYHGFDYVQDKLLSGDAILIKRSLIDKIGVADTRFFGYFGDVDYGIRACRAGFKLVCAKGAWLHHEGAGHVKHESVTEKVDFRQKHQSRMEMVQSAYVKFREKWDISIPEIYTGLSELDFEKLSQQKVSFSEYEAPISLNSQLCQVL, from the coding sequence ATGCTTTCTGTCATTATTCCCGCTCGCAATAGTAAATCCCTCACTTATAATTGTTTAACATCAGTCAATTTTACGCTTCAGTCTATCCCCGGCCAAAAAGAATTTATTTTAATTGATGACAATTCTGATTCAGAGTCAGAAATAGTCGATCTGTTCTTAAATTTCAGGAAGTCTACTAATTCAACAGTAAAGATAATTCGTTTTAACCATAGACAGCATTATACGGGCGTTTTTAGCTGTGGATTATCAGAGGCAAAAGGTAGTCTCATCTTTTTCCTTAGCAACGACATGATGCTGACACCATACTTTCTACAAACTGTCCTAAGCGTAGCTGCTCTAGAAGAAGAAATTGGTATTGTCAGGGGGACTTCACAGTATACAGATAGTCATCCAGAGCATCGCTGTCTGCCGCCTTTTCCCCTGCGGGGATACCAAGATATTCTAGATTTTTCCGCATATATTTCTAAATATCACGGATTTGATTATGTTCAAGATAAGTTATTGTCAGGAGACGCTATCTTAATTAAACGAAGTCTGATCGACAAGATAGGCGTGGCAGACACCAGATTTTTTGGCTACTTTGGAGATGTAGATTACGGCATCAGAGCCTGCCGAGCGGGATTCAAATTAGTGTGTGCAAAAGGTGCATGGCTGCATCACGAAGGTGCTGGTCATGTTAAGCACGAATCAGTTACAGAAAAAGTAGATTTCCGCCAAAAGCACCAATCTAGAATGGAAATGGTTCAGTCGGCTTATGTTAAATTTAGGGAAAAGTGGGATATTTCAATTCCTGAAATTTATACAGGACTGTCCGAGTTAGATTTTGAAAAGCTGAGCCAACAGAAAGTAAGTTTCAGTGAATACGAAGCGCCTATTTCTTTGAATAGCCAATTATGCCAAGTTTTATGA
- a CDS encoding serine/threonine-protein kinase, translating into MTYCVIPECYNPQAPNNARFCLSCGSHLLLQNRYRPLQPIGKGGFGRTFLAVDEDDPSKLRCVIKQLYMVGQNTLVVKKATQLFLQEAVRLKELGKHPQIPALLAHFEQQKRLYLIQEFIDGQTLQQELRQKGVFNETQIWELLGDLLPVLKFVHDNKVLHRDIKPANIMRRTIDRKLVLIDFGVAKQITDSALFRTGTTVGSPEYMAPEQLKGKALPASDLYSLGVTCINLLTGVPPLDLFDLVDNRWVWRDFLPSGTQMSDRMGRILDKLLKTAVSHRYQSVGEVLQAIAAPIPSLQVQTPAPNRVNFFTKLLHPQAAKPSGGNLISEAGVNYGKLQHFLAVGKWEQADKETWALICQVLGKSPSSFVQCGDIEKLPCEDLEIIDRLWVKYSKGSFGLSVQKQIFELVEEDYAKFCDRIGWPSHDVRTPYLKFTLSAPLGHLPSRSWVGGYQWWRHAAIMASKLAQCQIA; encoded by the coding sequence ATGACCTACTGTGTCATCCCTGAATGCTACAACCCCCAAGCCCCAAACAATGCTCGATTTTGCCTGAGTTGTGGCTCGCATTTGTTGCTCCAAAACCGATATCGCCCGTTGCAACCTATTGGCAAAGGGGGATTTGGCAGAACCTTTTTAGCTGTTGATGAAGACGATCCTTCCAAGTTGCGCTGCGTAATCAAGCAACTCTACATGGTGGGTCAAAACACTTTGGTTGTGAAAAAAGCGACGCAACTATTTCTGCAAGAAGCGGTGCGTCTAAAAGAGTTGGGCAAGCATCCCCAAATTCCGGCGCTACTTGCCCATTTTGAACAGCAAAAGCGACTTTATCTGATACAGGAATTTATAGACGGGCAGACATTACAACAAGAGTTGCGGCAAAAAGGGGTTTTTAACGAAACGCAGATTTGGGAACTGTTGGGGGATTTGCTGCCGGTGCTGAAGTTTGTCCACGACAATAAGGTGCTGCACCGGGATATCAAACCAGCAAATATTATGCGAAGAACGATCGATCGCAAACTCGTTTTGATCGATTTTGGTGTTGCTAAACAGATTACCGATAGCGCCTTGTTTCGCACTGGTACTACGGTGGGTAGCCCAGAATATATGGCTCCGGAACAATTGAAGGGCAAAGCTTTACCTGCTAGCGATCTTTACAGTTTGGGCGTCACCTGCATTAACTTGCTGACTGGGGTTCCTCCCTTGGATTTGTTCGATCTCGTGGATAATCGCTGGGTGTGGCGAGATTTTTTACCTAGCGGTACGCAAATGAGCGATCGCATGGGTCGAATTCTCGATAAACTGCTCAAAACGGCGGTTAGTCATCGCTATCAATCTGTTGGTGAAGTTTTGCAGGCAATAGCGGCACCTATTCCGTCTCTCCAAGTGCAAACACCCGCACCCAATCGCGTAAACTTTTTTACCAAACTATTACATCCCCAAGCTGCTAAACCGTCGGGGGGAAATCTAATTTCAGAAGCGGGGGTTAATTATGGCAAATTGCAGCATTTTCTCGCTGTCGGTAAATGGGAACAGGCAGATAAGGAAACTTGGGCCTTGATTTGTCAGGTATTGGGCAAGTCACCCAGCAGTTTCGTGCAGTGCGGCGATATTGAGAAGTTGCCTTGTGAGGATTTAGAGATAATTGACCGATTGTGGGTAAAGTACAGCAAAGGGAGCTTTGGTTTGAGCGTGCAAAAGCAAATTTTTGAGCTTGTTGAGGAAGATTACGCTAAATTTTGCGATCGCATTGGGTGGCCGTCCCACGACGTTCGCACTCCTTACTTAAAATTTACTTTATCAGCCCCCTTGGGACACCTGCCCTCGCGCAGTTGGGTTGGTGGATATCAGTGGTGGCGTCACGCCGCTATCATGGCGTCCAAATTAGCCCAGTGTCAAATTGCTTGA